Proteins from a genomic interval of Acidimicrobiales bacterium:
- a CDS encoding cytochrome P450, translating to MADRTTVDFNHHDEQFHEDRLARWAELRRCPVAHNPNFGGFWVVSGYDEVATVARDAETYSSRYVPESDDGIAYVGITGIPRAKAMPTIGIAEVEGPVHQALRRAINPFLVPAAIARLEPLMEATATWFLDQRIESGAIDLVLDFANPVPAILTMELLGLPRDGWEHYAETFHGTVAYGVGPERNRALANVPAMLAELRDEVAARRERPREDDLLTDLVELEVEDGRHLTDDELVSVVWNLVGGGLDTTTSLTALCLHHLDQHPDLRQRLVDEPDLLGVATEEFLRYFSVNETLTRTVTCPAELGGEELGRGDHLMLSWLSANRDERVFDRPDEVVIDREENPHLAFGVGPHRCIGLHMARTVFQVLVRQVLARMPDYRIDREATVFYAGNPELNGVVRMPATFTPTAVVGPAERPF from the coding sequence ATGGCCGACCGAACCACGGTCGACTTCAACCACCACGACGAGCAGTTCCACGAGGACCGCCTCGCCCGGTGGGCCGAACTGCGCCGCTGCCCGGTGGCGCACAACCCCAACTTCGGCGGCTTCTGGGTGGTGAGCGGCTACGACGAGGTCGCCACCGTGGCCCGCGACGCCGAGACCTACTCCAGCCGCTACGTCCCCGAGTCGGACGACGGCATCGCCTACGTGGGCATCACCGGCATACCCCGGGCCAAGGCCATGCCCACCATCGGCATCGCCGAGGTGGAGGGACCGGTGCACCAGGCGCTGCGACGGGCCATCAACCCGTTCCTCGTCCCGGCCGCCATCGCCCGCCTCGAGCCGCTCATGGAGGCCACCGCCACCTGGTTCCTCGACCAGCGGATCGAGTCCGGGGCGATCGACCTGGTGCTCGACTTCGCCAACCCCGTGCCCGCCATCCTCACGATGGAGCTGCTCGGGCTCCCCCGCGACGGCTGGGAGCACTACGCCGAGACCTTCCACGGCACCGTCGCCTACGGGGTCGGCCCCGAGCGGAACCGGGCGCTGGCCAACGTCCCCGCCATGCTGGCCGAGCTGCGCGACGAGGTGGCGGCGCGCCGCGAGCGGCCCCGGGAGGACGACCTGCTGACCGACCTGGTGGAGCTGGAGGTGGAGGACGGTCGGCACCTGACCGACGACGAGCTGGTGTCGGTGGTGTGGAACCTGGTGGGCGGCGGCCTCGACACGACCACCTCGCTCACCGCGCTGTGCCTCCACCACCTCGACCAGCACCCCGACCTGCGGCAGCGGCTCGTCGACGAGCCCGACCTGCTGGGCGTCGCCACCGAGGAGTTCCTGCGCTACTTCTCGGTGAACGAGACGCTGACCCGCACCGTCACCTGCCCGGCCGAGCTGGGCGGCGAGGAGCTCGGGCGAGGCGACCACCTGATGCTCAGCTGGCTGTCGGCCAACCGCGACGAGCGGGTCTTCGACCGGCCCGACGAGGTGGTGATCGACCGGGAGGAGAACCCCCACCTGGCGTTCGGCGTCGGACCCCACCGCTGCATCGGCCTGCACATGGCGCGCACCGTGTTCCAGGTGCTGGTCCGCCAGGTGCTCGCCCGGATGCCCGACTACCGGATCGACCGCGAGGCCACCGTGTTCTACGCCGGCAACCCGGAGCTGAACGGCGTGGTGCGGATGCCGGCCACCTTCACCCCAACTGCGGTGGTCGGGCCGGCCGAGCGGCCGTTCTGA
- a CDS encoding M24 family metallopeptidase, with amino-acid sequence MNGDELRGARRERVFEAMDEARLDVVVLGRRDSVAYATGAVGLWTAGTRPFGAAAVLVGGDRSVHLLSTWDTGVPPEVPFENLYGVTWNPALMSEALGAIDGLATARRIGVDALSPGFARAAGRLAPTAELVPADDVLGAVRAVKLPAEVGRIAVAVGAARSGVDAAAAALRAGASTTEALAVVAVALAERGSTVPTSAPVVAPVADGLVHVDVGVLVAGYEGGLGRTVVVDGSPDFRLDAQATAHQRRLLDACRPGATAAAIREAAEGASGWMVRGTGMGFERPVVTASLGDGVVLAAGNVLSVEITVEGIRRRDLAHLGADGTAAL; translated from the coding sequence ATGAACGGCGACGAGTTGCGGGGCGCACGGCGGGAGCGCGTGTTCGAGGCCATGGACGAGGCGCGCCTCGACGTGGTGGTGCTCGGGCGGCGCGACTCGGTGGCGTACGCCACGGGTGCCGTCGGGCTCTGGACCGCCGGTACCCGGCCCTTCGGCGCCGCTGCCGTGCTGGTGGGCGGCGACCGGTCGGTGCACCTGCTGTCGACCTGGGACACCGGCGTGCCACCCGAGGTGCCGTTCGAGAACCTCTACGGGGTCACCTGGAACCCGGCGCTCATGTCCGAGGCGCTGGGCGCGATCGACGGGTTGGCCACGGCCCGCCGCATCGGCGTCGACGCCCTGTCGCCGGGGTTCGCCCGCGCCGCCGGCCGCCTGGCCCCGACCGCCGAGCTGGTCCCGGCCGACGACGTGCTCGGCGCGGTGCGTGCCGTGAAGCTGCCCGCCGAGGTCGGCCGCATCGCCGTCGCCGTCGGCGCGGCCCGGTCCGGCGTCGACGCCGCGGCCGCCGCGCTGCGGGCGGGCGCCTCGACGACCGAGGCCCTCGCCGTGGTGGCGGTCGCCCTGGCCGAACGGGGCTCGACGGTGCCCACCTCGGCGCCCGTTGTCGCACCCGTCGCCGACGGGCTGGTCCACGTCGACGTCGGCGTCCTGGTCGCCGGCTACGAGGGAGGCCTCGGCCGGACGGTGGTCGTCGACGGGTCGCCCGACTTCCGGCTCGACGCCCAGGCCACGGCCCACCAGCGCCGCCTCCTCGACGCCTGCCGCCCGGGAGCGACGGCGGCCGCCATCCGCGAGGCCGCCGAGGGCGCGTCGGGTTGGATGGTGCGCGGCACCGGGATGGGCTTCGAGCGCCCGGTGGTCACGGCCTCCCTGGGCGACGGCGTGGTGCTGGCGGCCGGCAACGTCCTGTCGGTGGAGATCACCGTCGAGGGGATCCGCCGCCGCGACCTCGCCCACCTCGGCGCCGACGGGACCGCGGCCCTGTGA
- a CDS encoding cytochrome P450 has translation MSEVPSSNPMAAGLADNPQPLYRAMREAAAVVPVDDSMVVVCRRAEIDEALRRSDVFSSNMSAVDLGNVRPLIPLQIDPPEHKKYRRILDPIFSPKQMALLEPSVTKLVNDLIDGFEDRGEIDFATEFSVPFPSQVFLTMLGLPLDELPTFLAMKDGVIRPEHMVGETSRSAAAADEHLRATAQTIYTYFEGVVAERRAEGRDDLLTRFLGSEIDGRPLSTEEILDISFLFLAAGLDTVTASLDCFFAYLANHPDRRAQLVADPSLVASTVEELLRWETPVMGIVRVATEDTELGGCPISAGQHVSVLLGAANTDDAEFGDGDDVRFDRDTNRHLAFGGGVHRCLGSHLARLELRVALREWHRRIPHYSVKAGHELSYTTGIRSIDHFPMTLGPRTPTEISTEMAL, from the coding sequence ATGAGCGAGGTTCCGAGCAGCAATCCGATGGCCGCCGGGCTGGCCGACAACCCGCAGCCGCTCTACCGGGCCATGCGGGAGGCGGCCGCCGTCGTGCCGGTCGACGACTCGATGGTCGTCGTGTGCCGCCGGGCCGAGATCGACGAGGCCCTCCGGCGCTCCGACGTGTTCTCGTCGAACATGAGCGCCGTCGACCTGGGCAACGTCCGGCCGCTGATCCCCCTGCAGATCGACCCGCCGGAGCACAAGAAGTACCGCCGCATCCTCGACCCGATCTTCTCGCCCAAGCAGATGGCGCTGCTGGAGCCGTCGGTGACGAAGCTGGTGAACGACCTCATCGACGGCTTCGAGGACCGCGGCGAGATCGACTTCGCCACCGAGTTCTCCGTGCCGTTCCCCAGCCAGGTGTTCCTCACGATGCTCGGCCTGCCCCTCGACGAGCTGCCCACCTTCCTCGCCATGAAGGACGGGGTCATCCGGCCGGAGCACATGGTCGGCGAGACCAGCCGGAGCGCCGCCGCCGCCGACGAGCACCTCCGGGCGACGGCCCAGACGATCTACACGTACTTCGAGGGCGTGGTCGCCGAGCGCCGGGCCGAGGGCCGCGACGACCTGCTCACCCGGTTCCTGGGCAGCGAGATCGACGGCCGCCCGCTGTCGACCGAGGAGATCCTCGACATCTCGTTCCTGTTCCTGGCCGCCGGGCTCGACACGGTCACGGCGTCGCTCGACTGCTTCTTCGCCTACCTCGCCAACCACCCCGACCGCCGGGCGCAGCTGGTGGCCGACCCGTCTCTCGTGGCGTCCACCGTCGAGGAGCTACTGCGCTGGGAGACGCCGGTGATGGGAATCGTCCGGGTCGCCACCGAGGACACCGAGCTGGGCGGGTGCCCGATCAGCGCCGGCCAGCACGTCAGCGTGCTCCTGGGCGCGGCCAACACCGACGACGCCGAGTTCGGCGACGGCGACGACGTCCGCTTCGACCGCGACACCAACCGCCACCTGGCCTTCGGGGGCGGCGTCCACCGCTGCCTCGGCTCCCACCTGGCGCGGTTGGAGCTGCGGGTGGCGCTGCGGGAGTGGCACCGCCGCATCCCCCACTACTCCGTGAAGGCCGGCCACGAGCTCAGCTACACGACCGGCATCCGCTCGATCGACCACTTCCCGATGACCCTCGGCCCCCGCACCCCGACCGAAATCTCGACAGAAATGGCGCTATAG
- a CDS encoding cytochrome P450 yields the protein MSDTSDVEFDPFSSEYFDDPYDTYRRLRDHRPVYFNATYGFYALSRWDDVVDASRNWRVFSSAYGVDLATLTSHKRPGMDSLIMIDPPQHDRLRALVSRVFTPRAVTALEPMVREVVTGCLDALDGRRAFDVVEDLSGPFPVEIICRMLGVPAGERQQIRHWLDVVLARDEGQMGYSEAGTAAAVEMGAYFYGLVAEKRAHPTDDMITRLTQVEVADDDGALHKLDDVEIAGFVSLLGGAGAETVTKAVGNAAVLFDRHPEQWQLVLDDRSRIPDAVEEILRYHPPSQYQGRYAVEDITLHGETIPANNPVLLVTGAAARDERQFDDPDRFDVTRPPNLALALGHGVHACLGAALARMECRIALEELAERYPRFTVDADGLERVHMSNVAGYSKVPITIG from the coding sequence ATGAGCGACACCAGCGACGTCGAGTTCGACCCGTTCTCGTCGGAGTACTTCGACGACCCCTACGACACCTACCGGCGCCTACGCGACCACCGGCCCGTGTACTTCAACGCCACCTACGGCTTCTACGCCCTGTCCCGGTGGGACGACGTGGTGGACGCATCCCGCAACTGGCGCGTGTTCTCCAGCGCCTACGGCGTCGACCTCGCCACGCTGACCAGCCACAAGCGCCCGGGCATGGACAGCCTGATCATGATCGACCCACCCCAGCACGACCGGCTGCGCGCCCTGGTCAGCCGGGTGTTCACGCCGCGGGCGGTGACCGCGCTGGAGCCGATGGTCCGGGAGGTCGTGACCGGCTGCCTCGACGCCCTCGACGGCCGCCGCGCCTTCGACGTGGTGGAGGACCTCTCCGGCCCGTTCCCGGTCGAGATCATCTGCCGGATGCTGGGCGTGCCGGCCGGCGAGCGCCAGCAGATCCGCCACTGGCTCGACGTGGTGCTCGCCCGCGACGAGGGCCAGATGGGCTACAGCGAGGCCGGCACGGCAGCCGCCGTCGAGATGGGCGCCTACTTCTACGGGCTGGTGGCCGAGAAGCGGGCCCACCCGACCGACGACATGATCACCCGCCTCACCCAGGTCGAGGTGGCCGACGACGACGGGGCGCTCCACAAGCTCGACGACGTGGAGATCGCCGGGTTCGTGTCGCTGCTGGGCGGGGCCGGGGCCGAGACGGTGACCAAGGCCGTCGGCAACGCCGCCGTGCTCTTCGACCGCCACCCCGAGCAGTGGCAGCTGGTGCTCGACGACCGCTCCCGCATCCCCGACGCCGTCGAGGAGATCCTCCGCTACCACCCGCCGTCCCAGTACCAGGGGCGCTACGCCGTCGAGGACATCACGCTGCACGGCGAGACCATCCCGGCGAACAACCCGGTGCTGCTGGTCACCGGCGCGGCCGCCCGCGACGAGCGCCAGTTCGACGACCCCGACCGCTTCGACGTCACCCGGCCGCCCAACCTCGCCCTCGCCCTCGGCCACGGCGTCCACGCCTGCCTGGGCGCGGCGCTGGCCCGCATGGAGTGCCGGATCGCGCTCGAGGAGCTGGCCGAGCGCTACCCCCGCTTCACCGTGGACGCCGACGGGCTGGAGCGGGTCCACATGTCGAACGTGGCGGGCTACTCGAAGGTGCCGATCACGATCGGGTGA
- a CDS encoding acyl-CoA thioesterase domain-containing protein: MTRLSDVLAALDLERRGDGAFVAHHLDEGHGVVFGGQLLAQAVVAAARTVPDKEVLSIHNVFARGASVEEPLAVTVETIQSGRAFASVTVTTSQSRGACTRAQVLLHAPDPDLIRHADAAPDVEPPSALPAAGADDGWWDVRVVDGVDIADPDVVGLAELRVWSRMPGAPDDLVTSQALLAYASDGFLIGTAMRPHAGVGQSMAHRTISTTVVAQTITFHEPFAAGSWLLLDHRSSYAGRGRSHGMASVFTEEGALVASFSQENMIRAFPEDHTPPPGATSKY; encoded by the coding sequence ATGACCCGGCTCAGCGATGTGTTGGCGGCGCTCGACCTCGAGCGCCGGGGCGACGGAGCCTTCGTGGCCCACCACCTCGACGAGGGCCACGGCGTCGTGTTCGGCGGTCAGCTGCTGGCGCAGGCCGTCGTGGCCGCGGCCCGCACCGTCCCGGACAAGGAGGTGCTGTCGATCCACAACGTCTTCGCCCGGGGCGCGAGCGTCGAGGAGCCGCTGGCGGTGACCGTGGAGACGATCCAGTCGGGGCGGGCGTTCGCCAGCGTCACGGTGACGACGTCGCAGTCGCGAGGTGCCTGCACCCGGGCCCAGGTGCTCCTGCACGCACCGGACCCCGATCTCATCCGCCACGCGGACGCGGCGCCGGATGTCGAGCCGCCCTCGGCGCTGCCGGCCGCCGGGGCCGACGACGGTTGGTGGGACGTGCGGGTGGTCGACGGGGTCGACATCGCCGACCCGGACGTCGTGGGGCTGGCCGAGCTGCGGGTGTGGTCGCGGATGCCGGGCGCCCCGGACGACCTGGTGACGAGCCAGGCGCTGCTGGCCTACGCCAGCGACGGGTTCCTGATCGGCACCGCCATGCGGCCGCACGCCGGGGTCGGGCAGTCGATGGCGCACCGCACGATCTCCACCACGGTGGTCGCCCAGACGATCACGTTCCACGAGCCGTTCGCCGCCGGGTCGTGGCTGCTGCTCGACCACCGGAGCAGTTACGCCGGCCGCGGCCGCTCCCACGGGATGGCCTCGGTCTTCACCGAGGAGGGCGCCCTGGTCGCCTCGTTCTCCCAGGAGAACATGATCCGCGCCTTCCCCGAGGACCACACCCCACCGCCCGGCGCAACCTCCAAGTACTGA
- a CDS encoding Xaa-Pro peptidase family protein, which produces MGADLSQVLAAHPAPPPAIDVGRMRRERHQRLQAELARRDVDAAVLLRSSDVAYATGQAVRGVDAAHAAFERPVAVVVAGEERPHLLWDDVDPGLADDVEAHPAVWPELDEGAESLAGVLAEIVGAGRRMAVDEQSGAMLRRGVFGGGPLVDAAELVGAAKLVKTADELACIGEAQRLNEAAMPAAQAALRPGSTRREVAGVFLAELGRLGVDANLIDPIFQRMPRSIADGPRTTTGHVAFPTGADETFAEGDLVWVDAGIDHLGYASDFGRTWVVGRDPDPAEQRLFERWCEAMVAVLDVLGPGVSGGDLCRAAEAAHEGERPWLPHFYLAHGVGVESAEMPLVGTDLGTAFDDGLVMAPGMVLVLEPVAWEDGVGGYRAEEIVTVTADGWHHLGSGHPYPPFAP; this is translated from the coding sequence ATGGGAGCAGACCTGAGCCAGGTCCTGGCGGCGCATCCGGCGCCCCCGCCCGCGATCGACGTCGGCCGGATGCGGCGGGAGCGTCACCAGCGGCTGCAGGCCGAGCTGGCCCGACGCGACGTCGACGCCGCCGTGCTGCTGCGCAGCTCCGACGTCGCCTACGCCACCGGTCAGGCGGTGCGGGGGGTCGACGCGGCCCACGCCGCCTTCGAGCGACCGGTGGCTGTCGTGGTGGCGGGGGAGGAGCGGCCGCACCTGCTCTGGGACGACGTCGACCCGGGCCTCGCGGACGACGTCGAGGCCCACCCGGCGGTGTGGCCCGAGCTCGACGAGGGCGCCGAGTCGCTGGCGGGGGTGCTGGCCGAGATCGTCGGCGCCGGCCGGCGGATGGCCGTGGACGAGCAGAGCGGGGCGATGTTGCGTCGGGGGGTGTTCGGCGGGGGACCGCTGGTCGACGCGGCGGAGCTGGTCGGGGCGGCCAAGCTGGTCAAGACCGCCGACGAGCTGGCCTGCATCGGCGAGGCCCAGCGCCTCAACGAGGCGGCGATGCCGGCGGCGCAGGCGGCGCTGCGGCCGGGGTCGACACGCCGGGAGGTCGCCGGGGTGTTCCTGGCCGAGCTGGGGCGGCTCGGGGTCGACGCCAACCTGATCGACCCGATCTTCCAGCGGATGCCCCGCTCGATCGCCGACGGGCCGCGCACGACCACCGGCCACGTCGCCTTCCCCACCGGCGCCGACGAGACCTTCGCCGAGGGCGATCTCGTCTGGGTCGACGCCGGCATCGACCACCTCGGCTACGCCTCCGACTTCGGGCGCACCTGGGTGGTCGGCCGCGACCCCGACCCGGCCGAGCAACGGCTGTTCGAGCGCTGGTGCGAGGCGATGGTGGCGGTGCTCGACGTGCTCGGCCCGGGCGTGTCGGGCGGCGACCTGTGCCGGGCCGCCGAGGCTGCCCACGAGGGCGAGCGACCGTGGCTGCCCCACTTCTACCTGGCCCACGGGGTCGGCGTGGAGAGCGCCGAGATGCCGCTGGTCGGCACCGACCTCGGCACCGCCTTCGACGACGGCCTGGTCATGGCGCCGGGAATGGTCCTGGTGCTGGAGCCGGTGGCCTGGGAGGACGGCGTCGGCGGCTACCGCGCCGAGGAGATCGTGACCGTCACCGCCGACGGCTGGCACCACCTCGGCAGCGGCCACCCCTACCCGCCGTTCGCGCCATGA
- a CDS encoding DUF952 domain-containing protein, whose translation MAVIYHIALAAEWEEARRGGEYTRSTLGRSLAEVGFIHASTERQVGPVADMFYAGVSDLVVLVIDPDRVTAEIRYESVPGADEPFPHIYGPLDPDAVIDVRPLEPAADGRFTFEGF comes from the coding sequence GTGGCGGTGATCTACCACATTGCGTTGGCGGCGGAGTGGGAAGAGGCGCGGCGGGGTGGGGAGTACACGAGGTCGACGCTCGGGCGGAGTCTGGCGGAGGTGGGGTTCATCCATGCCAGCACGGAGCGGCAGGTGGGGCCGGTCGCGGACATGTTCTATGCCGGGGTGAGCGATCTGGTGGTGCTGGTCATCGATCCCGACCGGGTCACCGCGGAGATCAGGTACGAATCCGTGCCGGGAGCGGACGAGCCGTTCCCGCACATCTACGGCCCGCTCGACCCGGACGCGGTGATCGACGTCCGGCCGCTGGAACCCGCGGCCGACGGGCGGTTCACCTTCGAAGGTTTCTGA
- a CDS encoding amidohydrolase family protein, which translates to MEINDLVMVSVDDHVVEPPHLFEGRLPKRYEDLAPQFLTKDDGTNVWLYEGQELPNVALNAVAGRPPEEYGLEPTSFAQLRAGCYDIDERVRDMDANGVLGSLCFPSFPQFCGQLFARTEDKDVALAMVRAYNDWHIDEWCGTHPGRFIPCSLPAIWDPEVLAAEVRRTAAKGAHAVTFSENPSKLGWPSLHSDHWDPFWQACSDEQVVVCMHIGSSSALVITAPDAPIDCLITLTPMNIVQAAADLVWSPVLRKFPDLKIALSEGGIGWVPYMLERLDYNYRKHHLWTGQDFGDKLPSQVFNEHVLLCFIDDRFGVESRAALDMDNVMWECDYPHSDSTWPFSPETFMEHITPDVSDHDVERMSHLNAMRHYSYDPFTALGGRENCTVGALRAKAAGHDVSIRATSDPARAGAKATKSSDLAAFASRD; encoded by the coding sequence ATGGAGATCAACGATCTCGTCATGGTCAGCGTCGACGACCACGTGGTCGAACCGCCGCACCTGTTCGAGGGCCGCCTGCCCAAGAGGTACGAAGACCTGGCGCCGCAGTTCCTGACCAAGGACGACGGCACCAACGTCTGGCTCTACGAAGGCCAGGAGCTGCCCAACGTGGCGCTCAACGCCGTCGCCGGCCGCCCACCCGAGGAGTACGGGCTGGAGCCGACGTCGTTCGCCCAGCTGCGGGCGGGTTGCTACGACATCGACGAGCGGGTCAGGGACATGGACGCCAACGGTGTCCTCGGCTCGCTGTGCTTCCCGTCGTTCCCACAGTTCTGTGGCCAGCTCTTCGCCCGCACGGAGGACAAGGACGTCGCCCTGGCGATGGTCCGGGCCTACAACGACTGGCACATCGACGAGTGGTGCGGCACGCATCCCGGGCGCTTCATCCCGTGCTCGTTGCCGGCGATCTGGGACCCGGAGGTCCTCGCGGCCGAGGTCCGCCGCACCGCCGCCAAGGGCGCCCACGCGGTCACGTTCTCGGAGAACCCGTCGAAGCTCGGCTGGCCCAGCCTGCACTCCGACCACTGGGACCCGTTCTGGCAGGCCTGCAGCGACGAGCAGGTGGTGGTGTGCATGCACATCGGGTCGTCGTCGGCCCTGGTGATCACCGCGCCCGACGCCCCGATCGACTGCCTCATCACCCTCACGCCGATGAACATCGTGCAGGCCGCGGCCGATCTGGTCTGGTCGCCGGTGCTGCGCAAGTTCCCCGACCTGAAGATCGCCCTGTCCGAGGGCGGCATCGGCTGGGTGCCCTACATGCTCGAACGGCTCGACTACAACTACCGCAAGCACCACCTGTGGACCGGGCAGGACTTCGGCGACAAGCTGCCCAGCCAGGTGTTCAACGAGCACGTGCTCCTGTGCTTCATCGACGACCGCTTCGGCGTGGAGTCCCGGGCGGCGCTCGACATGGACAACGTGATGTGGGAGTGCGACTACCCCCACTCCGACTCCACCTGGCCGTTCTCGCCGGAGACCTTCATGGAGCACATCACGCCCGACGTGAGCGACCACGACGTCGAGCGGATGTCGCACCTCAACGCCATGCGGCACTACAGCTACGACCCGTTCACCGCCCTGGGCGGCCGGGAGAACTGCACCGTCGGCGCGCTGCGGGCGAAGGCCGCCGGCCACGACGTGTCGATCCGGGCGACGAGCGACCCGGCGAGGGCCGGCGCCAAGGCCACCAAGTCGTCCGACCTGGCCGCCTTCGCCTCCCGGGACTGA
- a CDS encoding enoyl-CoA hydratase-related protein — MSPPIRYERTGEVVVLTLARPEAANAQDTALLEALDGLLDGIEADPSVKVVVVEAEGRHFSAGHDLKEIMAGEDPWVAQRDTPEGKLRHEQALYWGPMVKLRDLRPVTIAAVQGACTAAGLMLACMCDLIVAADDARFSNPVARMAGVGVELLVEPWELGPRKAKEFLLSALTLDAEAAERAGLVNRVVPRSELGSAARALADEVALVPAVTAEAIKRSINGMVDRMGQRDSWQLHFWMHQFVSNTPTAVDRAAARRSGGMDAVRREQQPGGSGGESGGDR; from the coding sequence ATGTCACCTCCGATCCGGTACGAACGGACGGGCGAGGTCGTCGTGCTGACGCTGGCCCGCCCGGAGGCCGCCAACGCCCAGGACACCGCGCTGCTGGAGGCCCTCGACGGGCTGCTCGACGGCATCGAGGCCGACCCGTCGGTGAAGGTCGTGGTCGTCGAGGCGGAGGGCCGCCACTTCTCCGCCGGCCACGACCTCAAGGAGATCATGGCGGGGGAGGACCCGTGGGTCGCCCAGCGGGACACGCCGGAGGGGAAGCTCCGCCACGAGCAGGCCCTCTACTGGGGCCCGATGGTCAAGCTGCGCGACCTGCGCCCGGTCACGATCGCCGCCGTCCAGGGCGCCTGCACCGCGGCCGGGCTGATGCTGGCCTGCATGTGCGACCTGATCGTGGCGGCCGACGACGCCCGCTTCAGCAACCCGGTCGCCCGGATGGCCGGCGTGGGGGTCGAGCTGCTGGTCGAGCCGTGGGAGCTCGGGCCGCGCAAGGCCAAGGAGTTCCTGCTGAGCGCCCTGACGCTCGACGCGGAGGCGGCCGAGCGGGCGGGGCTCGTGAACCGGGTCGTCCCTCGCTCCGAGCTGGGGTCGGCGGCCCGGGCGCTGGCCGACGAGGTGGCGCTGGTGCCGGCGGTGACCGCCGAGGCGATCAAGCGGTCGATCAACGGGATGGTCGACCGCATGGGCCAGCGCGACTCGTGGCAGCTGCACTTCTGGATGCACCAGTTCGTCTCCAACACCCCGACGGCCGTCGACCGGGCGGCGGCCCGGAGGTCCGGGGGGATGGACGCCGTGCGGCGCGAGCAGCAGCCGGGCGGCTCGGGCGGCGAGTCGGGCGGCGACCGGTGA
- a CDS encoding CaiB/BaiF CoA-transferase family protein: MSGGPLSGLRVIDAGTRIAAPFCAGLLGEQGAEVVKVEQPGSGDFMRAVGPYEDGYSLFWAVEGRGRKSVTLDLRRAEGQALFRRLAATADVVVENFRPGTVERWHVGPSDCDPRLVWVRISAFGQDGPYASRPGLDRIGIAAGGLLHLTGYPDRPPVRVGVAISDYLTGAFSAQAAVGALYGRDRSGGSGEGAVIDASLYGANLRILEWTLAAYDRLGTVREREGNRLANSAPLDNYPTADGGVVCIVAGSDANYSRLCRAMGREDLITDPRFAALPQRVANGDEINGIVEAWTRSHPAAEVEAACLAHDVPVATAYSAADIFADPHVAARGDLVTVDDPVLGPVRQQAPFPRTATTTPPSGAPHLGQHTTEILTALGLTPTELESLTAQGII, encoded by the coding sequence GTGAGCGGCGGGCCCCTGTCGGGGTTGCGGGTGATCGACGCGGGGACCCGGATCGCGGCGCCGTTCTGCGCCGGGCTGCTGGGGGAGCAGGGGGCGGAGGTCGTCAAGGTGGAGCAGCCGGGCTCGGGCGACTTCATGCGGGCGGTCGGGCCCTACGAGGACGGCTACTCGCTGTTCTGGGCGGTGGAGGGGCGGGGGCGCAAGAGCGTCACGCTCGACCTGCGGCGGGCGGAGGGCCAGGCGCTGTTCCGCCGGCTGGCCGCCACGGCCGACGTGGTGGTGGAGAACTTCCGGCCGGGGACCGTGGAGCGCTGGCACGTCGGGCCGTCGGACTGCGATCCCCGCCTGGTGTGGGTGCGGATCTCGGCGTTCGGCCAGGACGGGCCCTACGCGTCGCGGCCGGGCCTCGACCGCATCGGGATCGCCGCGGGTGGCCTGCTGCACCTCACCGGCTACCCGGACCGACCGCCGGTGCGGGTCGGTGTGGCGATCTCCGACTACCTCACCGGCGCGTTCTCGGCCCAGGCCGCGGTGGGGGCGCTGTACGGGCGCGATCGGTCGGGCGGCTCTGGCGAGGGCGCGGTGATCGACGCGTCGCTGTACGGCGCCAACCTCCGCATCCTCGAGTGGACGCTGGCGGCCTACGACCGGCTGGGCACGGTGCGCGAGCGGGAGGGCAACCGCCTGGCCAACTCGGCGCCGCTCGACAACTACCCGACCGCCGACGGGGGCGTCGTCTGCATCGTGGCGGGCAGCGACGCCAACTACTCCCGCCTGTGCCGGGCGATGGGCCGGGAGGACCTGATCACCGACCCCCGCTTCGCCGCGCTGCCGCAGCGGGTGGCCAACGGCGACGAGATCAACGGCATCGTGGAGGCGTGGACGCGGTCGCACCCGGCCGCCGAGGTCGAGGCCGCCTGCCTGGCGCATGACGTCCCGGTGGCCACCGCCTACTCCGCCGCCGACATCTTCGCCGACCCCCACGTCGCCGCCCGCGGCGACCTCGTCACCGTCGACGACCCCGTCCTCGGCCCCGTCCGCCAGCAGGCGCCCTTCCCCCGCACCGCCACCACCACGCCCCCGTCCGGCGCCCCCCACCTCGGCCAACACACCACCGAGATCCTCACCGCCCTCGGCCTCACCCCCACCGAACTCGAATCCCTCACCGCCCAGGGCATCATCTGA